A genomic window from Sceloporus undulatus isolate JIND9_A2432 ecotype Alabama chromosome 9, SceUnd_v1.1, whole genome shotgun sequence includes:
- the FNDC8 gene encoding fibronectin type III domain-containing protein 8 yields the protein MYQLYRDHQKLPSESSDTSSSIPGSGVETQKNILYSTSSLPHIVDSLQAGFLVPEKATTRKATRTRPGRSSNPSIPVDLSMIDEVSSSSDSGSESPVCVELPPQPFIHEHTVSSVTAQISWTGPRNGELISFYELQLQEAKLDGQGKNIHWFCSQTEEHLENLTPDTKYLIRVRALNVAGAGKWSEPYKFGTMSPVQGMPLDPSPVTVTVRRSRKSQKKTIFLPAP from the exons ATG tATCAGCTGTACAGAGACCACCAGAAACTTCCCAGCGAGAGCAGCGACACATCCAGCTCTATCCCAGGCAGCGGTGTTGAGACACAAAAGAATATCCTCTACTCAACTAGCAGTTTACCTCACATCGTGGATTCATTGCAGGCTGGATTTTTGGTCCCAGAAAAAGCTACCACCCGCAAGGCAACACGGACTCGGCCCGGCCGCAGCAGCAACCCAAGCATCCCAGTCGACCTCAGCATGATTGATGAAGTGTCAAGCAGCTCAGATAGTGGTTCAGAGTCACCTGTGTGTGTGGAATTGCCACCACAGCCCTTCATTCATGAGCACACCGTCAGCAGTGTCACTGCTcag ATCTCCTGGACAGGACCAAGAAATGGTGAGCTGATTTCCTTCTATGAGTTGCAACTGCAGGAGGCCAAGCTGGACGGTCAAGGCAAAAATATCCACTGGTTTTGCTCACAGACTGAAGAGCACCTGGAGAACCTGACTCCTGACACTAAGTACTTGATCCGGGTGAGGGCTCTCAATGTGGCAGGTGCTGGGAAGTGGAGTGAACCCTATAAG TTTGGCACAATGTCTCCAGTGCAAGGCATGCCCCTGGATCCATCTCCTGTCACTGTCACCGTGCGAAGGAGCAGGAAGTCCCAGAAGAAAACCATATTTCTTCCAGCCCCTTAA